In a single window of the Subtercola sp. PAMC28395 genome:
- a CDS encoding class I SAM-dependent methyltransferase → MTFSLEDLRRWPDVEAANLFAFDASDRLILDEADELLSEVSGNEIVVIGDRYGALTLGVAARYGATGIRAQQDRLTGERALANNAEAAGLETTYRSLPLGEELLAGAKVVLMQLPRSLAELDELADLIARFADSTVTVYAGGRIKHITRAMNDVLGASFSTVSATRARQKSRVLVASQPKTAPDDRPYPKRELHADLGLTVAAYPGAFAGTSLDIGTRFLLDFLGQVSPSAHAVIDLGCGTGILASAIAKQRPDVQVLATDQSQAAVESARATMAANGLADRVSVVRDDGLASQPDASADAVLCNPPFHVGSTVHTGVALSLFRDAARVLVSGGQLFTVFNSHLAYQADLRRLVGPTSVLGQNAKFTVTVSTKR, encoded by the coding sequence ATGACTTTTTCACTGGAAGACCTCAGGCGGTGGCCCGACGTCGAAGCCGCAAACCTGTTCGCCTTCGACGCGAGCGACAGGCTGATCCTCGACGAGGCCGATGAGCTGCTCAGCGAAGTGAGCGGCAACGAGATCGTCGTGATCGGGGACCGGTATGGCGCGCTGACCCTGGGGGTCGCTGCGCGATACGGCGCCACGGGCATCCGCGCCCAGCAGGACCGGCTGACGGGCGAGCGGGCACTGGCGAACAATGCAGAGGCCGCTGGTCTCGAGACCACCTACCGCAGCCTGCCTCTGGGGGAGGAGTTGCTGGCAGGGGCGAAAGTCGTGCTGATGCAACTGCCGCGAAGCCTCGCAGAACTCGACGAGCTGGCCGACCTCATCGCCCGATTCGCCGACTCCACAGTTACCGTCTACGCCGGCGGCCGAATCAAGCACATCACGCGTGCGATGAACGATGTGCTCGGCGCCTCATTCAGCACAGTGTCAGCGACGAGGGCGCGCCAGAAGTCACGCGTGCTGGTGGCGTCGCAACCCAAAACAGCACCGGATGATCGCCCGTACCCGAAGCGCGAACTCCACGCCGACCTCGGGTTGACCGTGGCCGCGTACCCCGGGGCCTTCGCCGGCACCTCCCTCGATATCGGCACGCGTTTCCTGCTCGATTTTCTCGGGCAGGTCTCGCCCTCAGCCCACGCCGTGATCGATCTGGGGTGCGGAACCGGCATCCTCGCCTCCGCCATCGCGAAACAGCGGCCAGACGTGCAGGTGCTGGCGACCGACCAGTCGCAGGCCGCCGTCGAATCCGCGAGAGCCACGATGGCAGCCAACGGTCTCGCCGATCGCGTTTCTGTCGTGCGCGACGACGGGCTCGCATCCCAGCCCGATGCGAGCGCCGACGCGGTGCTGTGCAACCCTCCGTTCCACGTCGGAAGCACGGTTCACACCGGCGTCGCCCTGTCGCTCTTTCGCGATGCGGCCCGGGTACTCGTGTCGGGCGGCCAGCTGTTCACCGTCTTCAATTCGCACCTCGCCTACCAGGCAGATCTGCGACGCCTCGTTGGGCCGACGTCCGTGCTGGGGCAGAATGCGAAGTTCACAGTGACCGTTTCCACAAAGCGATGA
- a CDS encoding SatD family protein yields the protein MSSHLQVAVVIDLVKSRQIAERRSAQVQIETAFALVNSLVIPVQPLEATVGDEFQAVYESVPAALEATLLARLALPAGIDCRFGMASGDLWSVGSGATGPLQDGPGWWLAREAINEAHVREDARTPSLRSWYRSDDAKYPEAVVNAHLLVRDHVVGGMSDRARRITLGTFRGQSQAELAASEHISQSAVSQSLRRSGGASLVSSLELFTAGVA from the coding sequence ATGTCTTCTCATCTGCAGGTAGCCGTGGTGATCGACCTCGTGAAGTCGCGGCAGATTGCTGAGCGCAGATCGGCGCAGGTCCAGATCGAGACCGCGTTCGCCCTCGTCAACTCTCTCGTGATCCCTGTGCAGCCGCTCGAGGCCACTGTCGGCGACGAGTTTCAAGCCGTGTACGAATCTGTGCCAGCAGCGCTCGAAGCGACTCTGCTCGCACGCCTGGCGCTGCCAGCGGGAATCGACTGCCGGTTCGGTATGGCCAGCGGCGACCTGTGGTCTGTGGGAAGCGGTGCCACCGGGCCCCTGCAGGACGGGCCGGGGTGGTGGTTGGCGCGGGAAGCGATCAACGAGGCTCACGTTCGGGAAGACGCCCGGACTCCGAGTCTGCGCAGCTGGTATCGAAGCGACGACGCCAAGTACCCTGAGGCTGTGGTCAACGCGCACCTGCTCGTGCGCGACCACGTCGTCGGCGGCATGAGCGACAGGGCACGGCGCATCACCCTCGGCACGTTCCGGGGGCAGTCACAGGCCGAGCTCGCTGCCTCAGAACACATCTCACAGTCTGCCGTCTCTCAGTCGCTCCGGCGGTCTGGGGGAGCATCGCTGGTTTCGTCACTGGAGCTGTTCACCGCGGGAGTCGCCTGA